AATGGTAGCCCCGAAGGTAACTAGCGCCCTGTATCCTGACAACCAAGCTACTGTAGCATGACCAAATTCATGTACCCACATTCCGATAAACCATGTTAGCACTTCAGCATAACTAAAAGCCAGTGCGATCGCACCTGCTATGGGTAACACATAAGTATTTAAAGTTTTTTCTCCTTCCTGCAAAAGAATATAGTCATTAGCATAAACTTGGTTATGCCTATCAGGGGCGAGGTTTATATCTTCCTGCCAAAAATGGGTTTTTACGGTTTTTAAAGCCGTTACCCTAACGAGGGTATGTTGTAAATTATCTGCCCCTCGGAGATACTCATAAATCAGATGGAGAATAGTTGACTTTTGACGGGGCTTACTACCCCTAATTTTTATTTCTACATATTCCACCGTAGCATCTACTCGAATCATCAAAGCCATTCCCCGCAACGCCCTAGCAATACCGTTGGTAATTTCTTGCTCGTAGGCCTTTTGTCCTTGGGTAGATTCTTCCTGCTGTTGAGTTTTACGGTGATTTAATAGTGTTTGATAGGCGGTTTTAATAGTTTCTATCCTTTCCTTTTCCCCCCGTTTTAAACACTCCCCCACTAGGCGGAAATAAGCCTTTTCTATCTGTGCTAGCTCCGCCAACTCATCTACTTCTAAAATCTGATAACATTCTTCTAGGTTGATGTCCATGACAATTTTTCTCGTTTAACGGCATCGTTGGCACGAAATCCCACTAAAACTGCTTCCCCGTCCTTAACAAATAAAGGTCTTTTTAATAGCATAGCATCTTCAGAAAAAGCCTCGATCCACTGTTCATCGCTCCATGTTTTTTTCTCCTCCCCCAAGGCACGGTAAGACATTCCCGAGGTATTACGCATGGATTTACTACCCAAGGATTTTACCCAGTCTGTAATCATTGCTTTGGTGGGTTTATTTTCTTTGGTGTTGATAAATTCGTATTTAATATCGTTATCTTCTAACCATTGCATGGCTTTTTTACAAGTGCCACAGTTAGGAATGCCATAGACTGAAATTAATTTCATTTTTTAAAATGCTGAATTTGAATATATAGTTACTTTAATGGTGTTTAAGACACTGTACTTTTTTTTCAAAGCCTTATCAAATAAATATTATGGCATTCGATAGCGCTTCATTCTATATAATTTATTATTCCAGCGCACCTTAAACCACCTCAGGCAATCACTCCCCTTGAAATGAATTATAAGGCTAACAGTTTATACCGAACCTAAGTTAAATATGACAGATACAGTAACAGAAAAAAAACAATTACGAAAAAAATATATTCAAGGGCGATCGCACCTTAATCCTGTAGAATGGCAAAAAAAAAGTGATCTAATCAGTCTCAATCTACTTCAACATCCCCTGATTCAAAAATCAAAAGTAATCCTCAGTTACATCAGCCATAAACAAGAGCCAGACTTAAGCCTATTGCACCGTCATCACCCCATCACCTGGGGAATACCCCGATGTCAAGGAAAAAACTTGATTTGGCATCAATGGCATTGGGGAACAAAACTCAAAAAAGGGGCTTATGGTATTTTTGAACCCGATCAAAATACTCTCAAAATTATCCCAGAAGAAGTACAGCTAATTTTAGTACCCGCCGTTGCCTGTGACAAAAAAGGTTATCGCCTCGGTTATGGAGGAGGATTTTATGATCGCCTTTTATGTCAAAAACCATGGCAAAATATTACCACCATTGGCATCATTTTCGACTTTGCCCATGTAGAAAAATTACCCACCGAAAAATGGGATCAACCCCTTAATTATATCTGCACAGAACATAAAATGATTAAAATACCACTCCCCTAGCTCCTTTGGGCATACATCCGCCGTAAAACCTGAGCCGGATCAATTCTTTCCCCATTAAGCCTAAATTCCCAGTGAAGATGAGGCCCTGTAGTTCTTCCCGTCATACCTACCCTACCAATACGAGCGCCTGTGGGAATAGTTTGCCCTTGAGCAATCATAATTCTTCCCTGTCTATCCACCAAAGCCCTACCTTGATTCGTATTTTCGATCGCCCCCATCATATGACAATAAGTATGATTCCAAGCCCCAGAACGAATGGTCATCATTGTACCACAACCCGTATTATCCGATAACCCAACCACTTCTCCAGCCCACCAATTACGAACATAACTACCGAGGGGAGCGGCAATATCCAAACCGCCATGAAACTGTCTTCTTCCCGTGATTGGGTGAACACGGTAGCCAAAGGGCGATGTATATTGTTGAAAATTTTCCACAGGAAAAGATGCACGACTCCACAAATTTGCCGAAGCAGTAGCCACAGTTTGCGATCGCACTGGCACTGTCGAATAATGAAGGAAAACCACAAGGGAAAGTGTGACCAAAAATAGACTCACAGCAAAAACCCGCCATTTCTTCAAGGCTAACTTAACCATTTTACCCTCAGGTAATGTCAGCTTAAACATTACTCCTCACCAAATAAAAAATACGATAAACAATTGTAACGCACCCTAACAATAATAGAGTAATAGGGTAATCTCTAACGGAATAATAAAGCAGGAATTCTCGTACTTCTTAATAGTTGAATAGTGGTGCTACCAATAATTAAATTTCTAATACGACTATGACCATAAGCCCCCATAATTAATAAATTAATCTTATGTTGCTCAATATAAGAGGCGATCGCACTTTCCTCCTCCCCTTTCAACAAAGAAAACTGCACCGTAAAATTAGCATCATTAAGCAAAGTAACAGCCCGATCCAATTTAGCCCCCCCATCAGAATCAGATTTATTAACCATCACCATATGAACCTCTAAATCTTGAATAAAAGGATTTTCCCGAAGAAAATTTAAAATCCGACTGCTCGTAGCACTATCATCATAAGCAATCAACACCCTATCAATAGGATAAAAATCCCGAGGAGTCACAAAACAAGGCTTACTACTAACCCTAACAATTCGCTCCAAATTAGCCCCCAAATGAATGGAATTATACTCCGCATTTTCCCCCCTCTTACCCAAAACAATTAAATCAGTTTCAGGCTCTAAATCTTTGACCGTATCGGCGACAAAACCCGTCCGATGAATCGAATTAACATCCTCAATACCCTCCCTTGTTAACATCTCCTTAGCATGATCTAAAATCACTTTCGCCCTGACATGATTTAACTTTGCCCTTTGATGATCCAATTCTACTAACTTTTCTAACAGCTCATCCGATGCACCTAAACTAAGACTACCGCTCCAATTTCCCTGAGATGATTGATTTCTAGCTCGATTATCAGTTACCGATAAAACATCAACCTGTTTTATGCCTAATCTCTTAGCAATCCATGCCGTATATTTATACGAATTTTCACCATAACTAGAACCATCCGTACAAAGTAAAATATTTCTCATTATTATGTCTTAACTACAACAAATATTAACAACCTACCATTTTGAGTGCTAAAACAAAAAACCCCCCGAACTTAATCCGAGAGGCTTTATCTAGTAAAAATCAAAGAAAATTAACCTTTCTTACGAGGAGCAACAATACCAATAATATTTTTATTAGGATCATCTAAAACATTAATTCCCTCAGGTAAGACTAAATCACTCACTTGGAAAGTCTTACCAATGTCCACTTTACTAATATCCATTTCCAAAAATTGAGGAATATTATCAGGGAAACAACGAACCTTAACCTCAGTTACCATCTGTTCCATGATACCACCCTTCTTAATACCGATCGCACTACCCACGATCTTTACAGGAACAACAACTTCCACCTGATTTTCCCCAGAAGGACAGAAGAAACTAATATGGTGTAAAGTTCTTTTCCAAGGATGGGATTGAACTTCTCTAATTAATACTTTACCATTCCAAGAAAGTTCAGGGATAGTCATATCAACCAAAGTATTGTTGATAGAAGCGTTTTTAAGAAGGGTAAGGGCTTCTTTATGACCTAAAACTAATGAAATAGCTTCAGCTCCGTTATGACCATATAAATTAGCGGGAAGCATACCTTCACGACGCAAAGTTCTAGGTTTAGCGCCTTCTGGTCTGGTTTTACATTCTAATGTGACTTGCATTTTTTTACCGATTTAATTATAAGTTTTATATTTTGATAATTGACCCTTGTAATAGGATTAATTTTGGAACAATTTTAATAATAACCAAAATATATTTTTATTTAGGACCCCTGGAGAGGATTGACACTAGCATCAAGCAAAGCTCTTTTTGGTCCATGGATAGGATCTTCTACAATAATAGTTTGATCTCTACCTGCGCCAAGGGATACGATCGCAATGGGTAATTCCATCAAATCTGCTAAAAATTTGAGATAATTTAAAGCGTTTTTCGGTAATTCCTCTAGGGTACGACATTCAGTCGTAGATGTTTGCCAACCTGGTAGAGTTTCATAAACGGGTTTGCAACGGGCAAATTGATTAGCATGGGTAGGTAATTCGGTAATGGTTTCCCCATCTACCTCATAGGCTACACATACCTTAATTTCGGATAACTCGTCTAAGATGTCTAACTTGGTTACTGCCAAACAGTCTAAACCATTGATCCTAGCGGCATATCTGCCAATAACAGCATCAAACCAACCGCAACGACGACGGCGCCCTGTGGTAGTACCAAATTCAGAACCTCGATCGCCCAGTAAAATACCGATTTCATCTTCTAATTCCGTCGGAAAAGGCCCTTCTCCTACACGGGTAGTATAAGCCTTAGCTACACCAATGATGCGATCAATAATGGTAGGTCCTACCCCGGCACCAACACAAGCTCCCCCTGCAATGGGGTTTGAGGATGTCACATAGGGATATGTACCATGATCAAGATCTAGTAATGTACCCTGTGCGCCTTCAAATAAGATATTTTTCTTACTGCGTACAGCTTGATTGATTTTTAAGGAACTGTCAATGACAAAGGGACGTAGTCTTTCGGCATAACCTAAGTACTCCTCCACGACTTTTTTAGCGTCTAGGGGGGGTAACCCGTAAAGTTTTTCGAGGACTGCGTTCTTATAGTTGATGGTCCATTCTAACTTGTCGGGGTGGCGATCGCCATTAATTAAATCCAGCATTCTAATGCCGATTCTTTCCGCCTTATCAGAATAGGTAGGCCCGATGCCTCTGCCTGTGGTACCAATTTTAAATTTACCTCGTCTATCCTCTGCGGCCTGATCCAAGATGCGATGATAGGGCATCGTCACATGGGCAGTCTGAGAGATAAATAAATTATCGGTGGACACATTGAGATCAACTAATTGATCTATTTCCTCT
This is a stretch of genomic DNA from Cyanobacterium stanieri LEGE 03274. It encodes these proteins:
- a CDS encoding J domain-containing protein yields the protein MDINLEECYQILEVDELAELAQIEKAYFRLVGECLKRGEKERIETIKTAYQTLLNHRKTQQQEESTQGQKAYEQEITNGIARALRGMALMIRVDATVEYVEIKIRGSKPRQKSTILHLIYEYLRGADNLQHTLVRVTALKTVKTHFWQEDINLAPDRHNQVYANDYILLQEGEKTLNTYVLPIAGAIALAFSYAEVLTWFIGMWVHEFGHATVAWLSGYRALVTFGATITTLEKSNFVYFGILFLLGLTLYTGWKEKKKSTMIIAIILIILQFILTWIVSYTNYVTLMAFSGIGGEFYLSTLLIIAFYWRLPEKFYWDFWRFGAVAVGAITFFSSFTKWHNIKVGKDNIPWGTLWGGRGDSGGDLNILNDYAGWTTTQIVGTYISLSNICLAVIIGFYLYHLFKSRPELWVKIRRLFP
- a CDS encoding Spx/MgsR family RNA polymerase-binding regulatory protein, whose product is MKLISVYGIPNCGTCKKAMQWLEDNDIKYEFINTKENKPTKAMITDWVKSLGSKSMRNTSGMSYRALGEEKKTWSDEQWIEAFSEDAMLLKRPLFVKDGEAVLVGFRANDAVKREKLSWTST
- a CDS encoding 5-formyltetrahydrofolate cyclo-ligase; protein product: MTDTVTEKKQLRKKYIQGRSHLNPVEWQKKSDLISLNLLQHPLIQKSKVILSYISHKQEPDLSLLHRHHPITWGIPRCQGKNLIWHQWHWGTKLKKGAYGIFEPDQNTLKIIPEEVQLILVPAVACDKKGYRLGYGGGFYDRLLCQKPWQNITTIGIIFDFAHVEKLPTEKWDQPLNYICTEHKMIKIPLP
- a CDS encoding M23 family metallopeptidase; its protein translation is MFKLTLPEGKMVKLALKKWRVFAVSLFLVTLSLVVFLHYSTVPVRSQTVATASANLWSRASFPVENFQQYTSPFGYRVHPITGRRQFHGGLDIAAPLGSYVRNWWAGEVVGLSDNTGCGTMMTIRSGAWNHTYCHMMGAIENTNQGRALVDRQGRIMIAQGQTIPTGARIGRVGMTGRTTGPHLHWEFRLNGERIDPAQVLRRMYAQRS
- a CDS encoding universal stress protein — translated: MRNILLCTDGSSYGENSYKYTAWIAKRLGIKQVDVLSVTDNRARNQSSQGNWSGSLSLGASDELLEKLVELDHQRAKLNHVRAKVILDHAKEMLTREGIEDVNSIHRTGFVADTVKDLEPETDLIVLGKRGENAEYNSIHLGANLERIVRVSSKPCFVTPRDFYPIDRVLIAYDDSATSSRILNFLRENPFIQDLEVHMVMVNKSDSDGGAKLDRAVTLLNDANFTVQFSLLKGEEESAIASYIEQHKINLLIMGAYGHSRIRNLIIGSTTIQLLRSTRIPALLFR
- a CDS encoding 50S ribosomal protein L25/general stress protein Ctc, with amino-acid sequence MQVTLECKTRPEGAKPRTLRREGMLPANLYGHNGAEAISLVLGHKEALTLLKNASINNTLVDMTIPELSWNGKVLIREVQSHPWKRTLHHISFFCPSGENQVEVVVPVKIVGSAIGIKKGGIMEQMVTEVKVRCFPDNIPQFLEMDISKVDIGKTFQVSDLVLPEGINVLDDPNKNIIGIVAPRKKG
- a CDS encoding adenylosuccinate synthase, which produces MANVIIIGAQWGDEGKGKITDLLSKSADVVVRSQGGVNAGHTVVVDDQTFKLHLIPSGILYPDTECIIGSGTVIDPQELLEEIDQLVDLNVSTDNLFISQTAHVTMPYHRILDQAAEDRRGKFKIGTTGRGIGPTYSDKAERIGIRMLDLINGDRHPDKLEWTINYKNAVLEKLYGLPPLDAKKVVEEYLGYAERLRPFVIDSSLKINQAVRSKKNILFEGAQGTLLDLDHGTYPYVTSSNPIAGGACVGAGVGPTIIDRIIGVAKAYTTRVGEGPFPTELEDEIGILLGDRGSEFGTTTGRRRRCGWFDAVIGRYAARINGLDCLAVTKLDILDELSEIKVCVAYEVDGETITELPTHANQFARCKPVYETLPGWQTSTTECRTLEELPKNALNYLKFLADLMELPIAIVSLGAGRDQTIIVEDPIHGPKRALLDASVNPLQGS